One genomic region from Esox lucius isolate fEsoLuc1 chromosome 24, fEsoLuc1.pri, whole genome shotgun sequence encodes:
- the LOC105030862 gene encoding insulin receptor substrate 2-B, translating into MANFMNYQESKATMLLVETQQRGIGTKPAASTANGDTSIGEPPSPLLNIGGGSGVRFHQHLPPSNHHSHHHYPQSSLPKEQQQPLSHHYQAASPQQQHLSGENITESPLRKAPASSLNLVHEDPAASHHALAASVNAASAAIQLAASANISVATSEVVVDDIRKCGYLRKQKHGHKRFFVLRAASHLGLSRLEYYDSEKKFRNSLRSAAAAAATGAVAPSPPKRVIYLYQCFTVNKRADSKNKHLIALYTKDEYFAIVAENEQEQEDWFVALSELMSEGKKGHCDSDELDDGYGTVTPGTVFKEVWQVNVKPKGLGQTKNLTGVYRLCLSTKTIHLLKLNSETPYVNLQLMNIRRCGHSESFFFIEVGRSSSIGPGEIWMQVDDSVVAQNMHETILETMKALKAFAEFRPRSKSQSSGSNPIAFITTRRHLGNLPPSQTGLQRRSRTESVVGTPPSSKSSGASGYRFRTSSEGEGTMNRPFRSVTGSLIHLNTARIHLGRQEGGGGAGSAGSSAGGGRYARAPPGSAYHARSASLPVSHFPSTTSPVSVSSSSGHGSVSDTLTRPSSASICGSPSDGGFNSSDEYGSSPGDFRYFRVRSNTPDSLGNTPPIREENCLSDYMAMGWHREVFGATGGSSLGGAETPHRDESTSADDDRSLRRRTHSFTRPGAQGCVAVYQKMTQTTFSLDESAASGEALSLGRVGSGNQPSSSSSSLRSDYSSSSEHSQGRPPTSSAKEDSGYMPMLCGVAASPRDLPDYVPMQPGSQRHQPPLTSPQTSSQAPRPPNQPTDPHGYMMMLPGGRSSSSPVQASPSPHRRAGDAGPDVSDVVERLENGGYMDMSYSGAVGVRKPPNEAGYYALSTAEGAPKSYSPYFSLPRSYKAPIARGTSEHNEYVPMSSPAKPVYSQVATGNTAERGSVSGPDTPHTHPPPPYGAHHQSAHGDRRSTPVRPNRLPLSRRSFHGSLRVSETAATEGPPSPGEYINIEFGDRFRPPTSCPLPAQDGSPLPGMAAQRRSPPQPQNQDYMSVEVGGGGGGSDDGGRLAKNQSPRPSLVAPWNPPSYIRPLASGTSLSGSPGSSRAHWRTGADDYTDMTFNLSGGEGLRSSPTAMLQHLLEGRYPPTLPPHHTPPPSCSGPQPELPKVVRADPQGRRRHSSETFSSSTTPGGGGGANSTANPHLCSANPLALNGAQLAEGSKLTGSFDSVWLCVEGVGGDSAALPPQPGASEPGLASVSSGGPAGGLTCRNVSMGYQNGLNYMALELLGDRDSDPFPVAQQQQGGAGHETGPGPNVPSAGGVAVPVMENNDAYTKIDFTNSDGMTATSKD; encoded by the exons ATGGCAAATTTCATGAATTACCAGGAAAGCAAGGCCACTATGTTGTTGGTGGAGACGCAACAGAGAGGCATCGGGACGAAACCAGCGGCTTCGACAGCCAACGGCGACACCTCAATCGGGGAACCCCCTTCCCCGTTGTTGAATATCGGTGGTGGCAGCGGAGTACGTTTCCATCAACACTTGCCGCCCTCCAACCACCACAGCCACCATCACTACCCCCAGAGCTCGTTACccaaagaacaacaacaaccgCTGTCGCACCACTACCAGGCAGCGAGTCCTCAACAGCAACATCTCTCCGGCGAAAACATAACGGAGTCCCCGTTAAGAAAAGCCCCCGCGTCGTCTTTGAATCTAGTACATGAGGACCCCGCTGCTAGCCACCACGCACTCGCCGCGTCGGTAAACGCTGCGTCTGCCGCTATACAATTAGCTGCGAGTGCTAACATTAGCGTGGCTACCTCAGAAGTTGTTGTGGACGACATTCGGAAGTGTGGCTACCTGCGGAAACAAAAGCACGGGCACAAGAGATTTTTCGTGCTTAGAGCAGCCAGCCACCTAGGCCTCAGCCGGCTGGAGTACTATGACAGCGAGAAAAAATTCCGTAATAGCCTGCGGTCTGCTGCTGCGGCTGCTGCGACCGGTGCAGTTGCCCCTTCTCCTCCGAAACGGGTGATCTATCTGTATCAGTGCTTTACCGTCAACAAAAGAGCGGATTCCAAGAACAAACACCTCATAGCCCTCTATACTAAGGATGAATACTTTGCTATTGTGGCTGAAAATGAGCAGGAGCAAGAGGACTGGTTTGTAGCACTGAGTGAACTGATGAGTGAGGGGAAAAAGGGCCACTGCGACTCTGACGAGTTGGATGATGGCTACGGTACAGTCACACCAGGTACGGTTTTCAAAGAGGTGTGGCAGGTGAATGTGAAACCAAAAGGGCTGGGCCAGACCAAGAACCTCACAGGTGTTTATCGCTTATGTCTCTCTACCAAAACAATCCACCTGCTTAAACTGAACTCGGAGACACCGTACGTTAATCTCCAGCTGATGAACATCAGGCGATGTGGACACTCCGAAAGCTTCTTCTTCATTGAGGTGGGTCGCTCTTCCTCTATTGGACCAGGGGAGATATGGATGCAGGTGGACGACTCCGTCGTGGCCCAGAACATGCATGAGACCATCCTTGAGACCATGAAGGCTCTGAAGGCCTTTGCTGAATTCCGCCCCCGTAGCAAGAGCCAGTCATCAGGCTCCAATCCTATTGCGTTTATCACCACACGCCGTCACCTAGGTAACCTGCCACCAAGCCAGACGGGTCTGCAGCGCCGGTCCCGGACCGAGTCAGTGGTCGGGACACCGCCGTCCAGCAAAAGCTCTGGCGCCAGCGGCTACCGCTTCAGGACGTCAAGTGAGGGCGAGGGGACCATGAACCGCCCGTTTCGCTCTGTCACTGGCAGCCTGATTCATTTGAATACTGCTCGCATCCACCTGGGGCGCCAGGAGGGCGGGGGAGGGGCTGGCAGTGCCGGGAGCTCCGCAGGCGGTGGGCGCTATGCCAGGGCGCCTCCGGGCTCCGCATACCACGCCCGCTCTGCCTCACTCCCCGTCTCGCATTtcccctccaccacatcccCCGTCAGCGTGTCAAGTAGCAGCGGGCACGGCTCAGTTTCCGACACCCTCACCAGGCCCTCCAGCGCCTCAATTTGCGGTTCCCCTTCGGACGGAGGCTTCAACTCGTCCGACGAGTATGGCTCAAGCCCTGGAGACTTCCGCTACTTCCGGGTCCGGAGCAACACACCCGACTCGCTGGGGAACACCCCGCCAATCAGAGAGGAGAACTGTCTGAGTGACTACATGGCCATGGGTTGGCACCGTGAGGTTTTCGGGGCGACTGGTGGGAGCAGCCTCGGGGGCGCAGAGACCCCCCACCGGGATGAGAGCACGTCGGCGGACGACGACCGCTCACTGAGGCGGCGGACGCACTCGTTTACCCGGCCCGGAGCCCAGGGATGCGTGGCGGTGTACCAGAAGATGACCCAGACGACCTTCTCGCTGGACGAGTCGGCAGCCTCGGGGGAGGCTCTGTCGTTGGGCCGGGTCGGCAGCGGCAACCAGCCCTCGTCGTCGTCCTCCTCGTTGCGCTCCGACTACAGCTCGTCCTCTGAGCACAGCCAAGGCCGCCCTCCCACCTCCTCGGCCAAGGAGGACAGCGGCTACATGCCTATGTTGTGCGGGGTGGCTGCCTCGCCTCGTGACCTGCCCGACTATGTGCCCATGCAGCCCGGCTCTCAGCGTCACCAACCTCCACTGACTTCCCCCCAGACTTCTAGCCAAGCCCCGCGCCCGCCCAACCAACCCACAGACCCTCACGGTTACATGATGATGTTACCGGGAGGACGGAGCTCGTCTTCCCCAGTCCAGGCCTCTCCGAGCCCCCATAGAAGGGCCGGCGACGCGGGCCCGGATGTAAGTGATGTCGTTGAGCGGCTGGAGAACGGAGGCTACATGGACATGTCATACAGTGGCGCTGTGGGGGTGCGGAAGCCCCCGAATGAGGCCGGATACTATGCACTGAGCACCGCAGAAGGTGCCCCGAAATCCTACAGCCCCTACTTCTCTCTGCCTCGCTCATACAAGGCCCCCATCGCTAGGGGAACAAGCGAGCATAACGAATACGTCCCCATGAGCTCTCCAGCCAAACCAGTCTACTCCCAGGTTGCGACCGGCAACACTGCAGAAAGGGGTAGTGTTTCGGGCCCGGATActccacacactcacccaccccCTCCCTACGGAGCTCACCATCAGTCAGCCCACGGGGACCGACGGTCGACCCCGGTCCGGCCCAACCGCCTCCCCCTGAGCCGTCGCAGCTTCCACGGGTCACTGAGGGTCAGTGAGACGGCCGCCACCGAGGGACCCCCCAGCCCCGGGGAGTACATCAACATTGAGTTTGGGGACCGCTTCAGACCCCCCACGTCCTGCCCTCTGCCTGCCCAGGACGGCTCACCTTTGCCAGGCATGGCCGCTCAGCGCCGCTCACCTCCCCAACCTCAGAACCAGGACTATATGAGCGtggaggtggggggtggaggtggCGGGAGTGACGATGGAGGCCGTCTGGCTAAGAACCAGTCGCCCAGACCCTCTCTGGTGGCCCCCTGGAACCCACCCAGCTACATCCGACCCCTGGCCTCTGGCACCTCCCTGAGCGGTTCCCCCGGGTCATCCAGAGCTCACTGGCGGACAGGAGCCGACGACTACACCGACATGACCTTCAATCTGAGTGGGGGTGAGGGGTTGCGGAGCAGCCCTACTGCCATGCTGCAGCATCTGCTGGAGGGGCGTTACCCTCCCACCTTACCACCCCAccacaccccccctccctcctgctcCGGCCCCCAGCCCGAGCTGCCCAAGGTGGTACGCGCTGACCCACAGGGCCGACGCCGGCACAGCTCCGAAACCTTCTCCTCCTCGACCACcccagggggtgggggaggtgCGAACTCCACCGCCAACCCCCACCTATGCTCGGCCAACCCCCTGGCCTTAAATGGAGCCCAACTGGCCGAGGGCTCCAAGTTGACGGGCTCCTTTGAcagtgtttggttgtgtgtggaGGGTGTGGGTGGGGACTCTGCTGCTCTCCCTCCCCAGCCAGGGGCTTCTGAACCCGGCCTGGCCTCTGTCTCATCCGGGGGCCCTGCCGGCGGTCTGACGTGCAGGAACGTGTCAATGGGGTACCAGAACGGACTCAACTACATGGCCCTGGAGCTTCTAGGGGACCGGGACTCGGACCCGTTCCCTGTAGCCCAACAGCAGCAGGGGGGAGCTGGGCACGAAACCGGGCCTGGTCCTAACGTGCCCTCAGCAGGTGGCGTGGCGGTGCCTGTAATGGAGAACAATGACGCCTACACCAAGATAGACTTTACCAATTCTGACGGGATGACCGCCACATCtaagg actga